One part of the Coffea eugenioides isolate CCC68of chromosome 10, Ceug_1.0, whole genome shotgun sequence genome encodes these proteins:
- the LOC113750386 gene encoding uncharacterized protein LOC113750386: MHNSSGDYTTKSGYAQARLKLSKKANKMQANERSSARNDDPTLWHQVWDLNIKHKLKHFLWKCLHNILPTNEEVHRRTCKGDKWCKCCGEEVETLEHLFFNCKAREEAWKTFPIKWDGIQESSWNFWKWWEALQSARCRVNGISHIEATTNFLWQLWKARNVCNFNKESTKGNLISSRALEEWLEYKQMWDLEKRESKKDDPEVPTMTITEELQDQHVILMFTDATMDKKRSRGGLGIATKDHNGKLVKTWAIPTGMMKDAAILEAEAIRSAMLKALEEGWTSLLIHSDCKCLVDRFNHRCIGLSLLDVLVDDIVHLSRSF, from the coding sequence ATGCATAACAGTAGTGGAGATTACACCACCAAGTCAGGATATGCTCAAGCCAGATTGAAATTAAGCAAAAAGGCCAATAAGATGCAAGCAAATGAGAGATCCAGCGCAAGGAATGATGATCCTACACTATGGCATCAAGTTTGGGATCTAAACATAAAACATAAACTAAAGCACTTCCTATGGAAATGTCTTCATAACATCCTGCCTACAAATGAAGAAGTGCATAGAAGAACTTGTAAAGGGGATAAGTGGTGCAAATGCTGTGGTGAAGAGGTAGAAACATTAGAGCATCTTTTTTTCAACTGTAAAGCTAGAGAAGAGGCTTGGAAGACATTCCCTATCAAATGGGACGGTATTCAAGAAAGCTCGTGGAATTTCTGGAAGTGGTGGGAAGCGTTGCAAAGTGCTAGATGCAGAGTTAACGGCATCAGTCACATAGAAGCCACGACAAACTTCTTGTGGCAATTGTGGAAAGCAAGGAATGTCTGCAATTTCAACAAGGAAAGCACAAAAGGTAACCTGATCTCAAGTAGAGCTCTAGAAGAATGGCTAGAGTACAAACAGATGTGGGACTTGGAGAAAAGGGAAAGCAAAAAGGATGATCCAGAAGTACCAACGATGACCATCACAGAAGAACTTCAGGATCAACATGTCATTCTAATGTTCACGGATGCAACAATGGACAAAAAGAGAAGTAGAGGGGGATTGGGCATCGCGACAAAGGACCATAATGGAAAACTTGTCAAAACATGGGCAATCCCTACTGGAATGATGAAGGATGCTGCCATACTAGAAGCAGAAGCAATCAGATCAGCCATGCTCAAAGCTCTGGAAGAAGGGTGGACATCTCTACTCATACATTCAGATTGTAAGTGTCTAGTGGATAGATTTAATCACAGATGTATTGGGTTATCTCTGTTAGATGTGTTGGTAGATGATATCGTACATCTTAGTCGATCCTTTTGA